From Maritimibacter sp. DP1N21-5, a single genomic window includes:
- a CDS encoding substrate-binding domain-containing protein: protein MLLGTAAYAEGLTVGVSWSNFQEERWKTDEAAIKEALEAAGNTYISADAQNSAAKQLTDVEALIAQGAEALIILSVDKDAIDPAVDQAAAEGIPVVGYDRLIEDDRAFYLTFDNKGVGSIIAQEVMNVQPTGNYAIIKGDKGDPNALFLLEGMMEVIGDKVEAGEITIVGEAFSDGWKPDNAQKNMEQILTAANNEVDAVLSENDGMAGGVIAALSAQGLAIPVGGQDGDLAALNRVARGTQTVSVWKDSRQLGAAAAEIAAALAEGTAMADVEGAEMWSGGENGVEMTAIFLDPTPITADNLDVVIDAGHITKEQACEGAMESVAACQ, encoded by the coding sequence ATGCTTCTTGGCACCGCCGCCTATGCAGAGGGCCTCACCGTCGGCGTGAGCTGGTCGAACTTTCAGGAAGAGCGCTGGAAGACCGATGAAGCCGCGATCAAGGAAGCGCTTGAAGCCGCCGGCAACACCTATATCTCGGCTGACGCCCAGAACTCGGCCGCCAAGCAGCTGACCGACGTCGAGGCGCTGATCGCGCAGGGCGCCGAAGCGCTGATTATCCTGTCCGTGGACAAGGACGCGATCGACCCGGCCGTGGACCAGGCCGCCGCCGAAGGCATCCCGGTTGTCGGTTACGACCGCCTGATCGAGGACGACCGCGCATTCTACCTGACCTTCGACAACAAGGGTGTCGGGTCGATCATCGCGCAGGAAGTGATGAACGTTCAGCCCACCGGCAACTACGCCATCATCAAGGGCGACAAGGGCGACCCCAACGCGCTCTTCCTTCTCGAAGGGATGATGGAGGTCATCGGCGACAAGGTCGAAGCGGGCGAGATTACCATCGTCGGCGAGGCCTTCTCGGACGGCTGGAAGCCCGACAACGCCCAGAAGAACATGGAACAGATCCTCACCGCCGCCAACAACGAGGTGGACGCGGTCCTGTCCGAGAACGACGGGATGGCCGGCGGCGTGATCGCCGCGCTGTCCGCACAGGGCCTCGCCATTCCGGTCGGCGGTCAGGACGGCGACCTCGCCGCGCTGAACCGTGTGGCGCGTGGCACGCAGACCGTGTCGGTCTGGAAAGACAGCCGCCAGCTTGGCGCGGCCGCCGCCGAGATCGCCGCTGCGCTCGCCGAGGGCACCGCGATGGCGGATGTGGAAGGTGCGGAAATGTGGTCGGGTGGCGAGAACGGTGTCGAGATGACCGCCATCTTCCTCGATCCCACGCCGATCACCGCCGACAACCTCGACGTCGTGATCGACGCGGGCCACATCACGAAAGAGCAAGCTTGCGAAGGTGCGATGGAAAGCGTCGCGGCCTGTCAGTAA
- a CDS encoding NADPH-dependent 2,4-dienoyl-CoA reductase, which yields MTHYPHLLAPLDLGFTTLKNRVLMGSMHTGLEERGDWDRVAEYYAARARGGVGLMVTGGIAPNPEGGVAVGAAGLYTPEDIANHKRVTDKVHAEGGKIAMQILHAGRYAYNPDCVSASPVKSPISPFPPKELDEEGIEKQIADFATTAKRAQEAGYDGVEIMGSEGYFLNQFLVTHTNKRTDRWGGDHENRMRLPTEVVKRVRAAVGPDFIMIYRLSMIDLVPNGSTTEEVIRLAKEIEAAGATILNTGIGWHEARVPTIATSVPRAGFAWVTKKLMGEVTIPVITSNRINNPETAEAVLAEGCADMVSMARPFLADPDFVAKAEAGRAGDIAPCIACNQACLDHTFSGKISSCLVNPRACYETEIVVTPTASPKSIAVVGAGPAGLSTAITAASRGHKVTLFDGADRVGGQLHMAATIPGKEEFAGLIDWFERQVAKEGVEVRLGGRVSAEDLNDFDEVIVATGVNPRDPGIVGQEGDNVLSYIDVLRGKAPVGKRVAIIGAGGIGFDVAEFLAHEGTSPTLDLDLWKEEWGVSDPDRDRGGLAPEGPKPEAPARDIVLLQRKAQALGKKLGKTTGWIHRAALKLKAVEMVGGVNYERITPEGLEVTSGEARENPRVIEVDTIVLCAGQESERSLADALIAAGRTPHVIGGADVAAELDAKRAIDQGVRLAASL from the coding sequence ATGACCCATTATCCGCACCTTCTCGCGCCCCTCGACCTTGGCTTCACCACGCTCAAAAACCGGGTTCTCATGGGCTCCATGCACACCGGGCTTGAAGAGCGCGGCGATTGGGACCGGGTCGCGGAATACTACGCCGCGCGGGCGCGGGGTGGGGTGGGGCTCATGGTGACCGGCGGTATCGCGCCCAATCCCGAGGGCGGCGTCGCCGTCGGGGCCGCAGGGCTCTACACGCCCGAGGACATCGCGAACCATAAGCGCGTGACGGACAAGGTCCATGCCGAAGGCGGCAAGATCGCGATGCAGATCCTCCATGCCGGGCGCTATGCCTATAACCCCGACTGCGTCTCGGCCTCGCCCGTCAAATCCCCGATTTCCCCCTTTCCGCCCAAGGAGCTAGACGAGGAAGGAATCGAGAAACAGATCGCCGATTTCGCCACCACCGCCAAGCGGGCGCAGGAGGCGGGCTATGACGGGGTCGAGATCATGGGGTCCGAGGGCTATTTCCTGAACCAGTTCCTTGTCACCCACACCAACAAGCGGACCGACCGTTGGGGTGGCGATCACGAAAACCGGATGCGCCTGCCGACCGAGGTGGTCAAACGGGTCCGCGCCGCCGTGGGTCCCGACTTCATCATGATCTATCGCCTGTCGATGATCGACCTCGTGCCCAATGGCTCGACCACCGAGGAGGTCATCCGACTCGCCAAGGAGATCGAGGCTGCCGGGGCCACGATCCTCAACACCGGGATCGGCTGGCACGAGGCGCGGGTGCCGACGATCGCGACCTCGGTGCCGCGCGCGGGGTTCGCCTGGGTCACGAAAAAGCTCATGGGCGAGGTCACGATCCCCGTGATCACGTCGAACCGGATCAACAACCCCGAGACCGCCGAGGCGGTGCTGGCCGAGGGCTGCGCCGACATGGTGTCGATGGCGCGGCCTTTCCTTGCCGATCCAGATTTCGTGGCCAAGGCCGAAGCGGGCCGCGCGGGGGACATCGCGCCCTGTATCGCCTGCAACCAAGCCTGCCTTGATCATACCTTCTCGGGCAAGATCAGTTCCTGCCTCGTCAATCCGCGCGCCTGTTACGAGACCGAGATCGTCGTGACTCCGACCGCCTCGCCAAAGTCCATCGCCGTCGTGGGCGCCGGGCCCGCGGGTCTTTCGACCGCGATCACCGCGGCCTCGCGCGGGCACAAGGTTACGCTCTTCGACGGGGCCGACCGGGTGGGCGGGCAGCTTCACATGGCCGCCACCATTCCGGGGAAAGAGGAATTCGCGGGTCTCATCGACTGGTTCGAACGTCAGGTCGCGAAGGAGGGGGTCGAGGTGAGGCTCGGCGGCCGTGTCTCTGCCGAGGACCTCAACGATTTCGACGAGGTTATCGTCGCGACCGGCGTGAACCCCCGCGATCCGGGGATAGTGGGGCAGGAGGGCGACAACGTGCTGTCCTATATCGACGTGCTGCGTGGCAAAGCTCCGGTCGGCAAGCGTGTCGCCATCATCGGCGCGGGGGGCATCGGTTTCGACGTGGCCGAGTTCCTCGCGCATGAAGGCACCTCGCCCACCCTCGATCTCGACCTGTGGAAAGAGGAATGGGGCGTTTCGGACCCGGACCGGGACCGTGGAGGCCTCGCCCCCGAGGGGCCGAAGCCCGAAGCGCCCGCCCGCGACATCGTCTTGCTTCAGCGCAAGGCGCAGGCGCTGGGCAAGAAATTGGGCAAGACGACTGGCTGGATCCACCGGGCCGCCCTCAAGTTGAAGGCGGTCGAGATGGTGGGCGGCGTGAATTACGAACGGATCACGCCCGAGGGGCTGGAGGTGACCAGCGGCGAAGCCCGAGAGAATCCTCGTGTGATCGAGGTCGATACCATCGTGCTGTGTGCCGGTCAGGAAAGCGAAAGGTCCTTGGCCGATGCGTTGATCGCAGCGGGCAGGACCCCCCATGTGATCGGCGGTGCGGATGTCGCGGCCGAGCTCGACGCCAAGCGGGCGATCGACCAGGGCGTGCGTCTGGCCGCGTCGCTCTAG
- a CDS encoding DUF2834 domain-containing protein, which translates to MSGLRITYLILAVIGAVWPMWHFLTYLTTGGTFAGLFAEWTQGPAVTGMAIDLMIAGTTLAVWCIAETLVRRNWVALWALPALLIGVSFAFPLYLFLRTRPARG; encoded by the coding sequence ATGTCCGGACTACGCATCACCTACCTCATCCTCGCCGTCATCGGGGCCGTCTGGCCCATGTGGCATTTCCTGACCTATCTGACGACGGGCGGGACCTTTGCAGGCCTGTTCGCGGAATGGACCCAGGGGCCAGCCGTCACTGGCATGGCCATCGACCTTATGATCGCGGGCACGACGCTCGCCGTATGGTGCATCGCGGAGACCCTCGTGCGCCGCAACTGGGTCGCGCTCTGGGCATTGCCCGCGCTCCTGATCGGGGTCAGCTTCGCCTTCCCGCTCTACCTGTTCCTGCGCACCCGCCCGGCCCGAGGCTAG
- a CDS encoding ROK family protein, producing MEPMPSVERLTDRFDPRDAGRLAVLDTIRGSEGIARIDIAESTGLSPATVTSITADMLAAGLIEEILPEEKTGGTRRGRPRVLLKLRGAAHRIAGVKVTQKSVTVLVIDFEGHEIASREDPLSTPRMTGPQLARTVAEAVDRTCADAGLVRRDLSAVGIGLAGQIDASRNHVYWSSSLSARNVDLGPALAEEFACPAFIDNDANLVAKAEHIFGMGRALSDFLVVTVEHGVGLGMMIGGKLYRGTRGCGAEFGHTKVQAHGALCQCGQRGCLEAYVGDYALLREAHMSAADADHQDVTDLFAAARDGDPIATEVIDRAGNMFAMGLANLVNIFDPELIILAGTEVARRPMFEPWVIDKMKRLVVDVDVPLPDIKVNQWGNLMWAKGAAAYAMEQVTILTLRELGQNVA from the coding sequence ATGGAACCAATGCCTTCCGTCGAACGTCTGACCGATCGCTTCGACCCCCGAGATGCAGGCCGTCTGGCCGTTCTCGACACGATTCGCGGCTCCGAGGGGATCGCCCGAATCGACATCGCCGAATCGACCGGGCTGTCGCCCGCGACGGTGACATCGATCACCGCCGACATGCTCGCGGCCGGGCTGATCGAGGAGATCCTGCCGGAAGAAAAGACCGGCGGCACGCGCCGTGGCCGTCCCCGCGTTCTTCTGAAGCTGCGGGGGGCGGCGCATAGGATCGCGGGCGTGAAGGTGACGCAGAAATCCGTGACCGTCCTCGTCATCGACTTCGAGGGGCACGAGATCGCTTCGCGCGAAGACCCGCTGTCCACACCGCGCATGACCGGGCCGCAACTGGCCCGCACCGTGGCCGAGGCCGTGGACCGCACCTGCGCCGACGCCGGGCTGGTCCGGCGCGACCTCTCCGCCGTCGGCATCGGGCTCGCCGGCCAGATCGACGCCTCGCGCAACCATGTCTATTGGTCCTCGTCGCTCTCGGCGCGCAACGTCGACCTCGGCCCGGCGCTCGCCGAAGAATTCGCCTGCCCGGCCTTCATCGACAACGACGCGAACCTGGTGGCCAAGGCCGAGCATATCTTCGGCATGGGCCGGGCGCTGTCGGATTTCCTCGTGGTGACGGTGGAGCACGGCGTTGGCCTCGGCATGATGATCGGCGGCAAGCTCTACCGTGGCACGCGCGGCTGCGGCGCCGAGTTCGGGCACACCAAGGTGCAGGCCCATGGCGCGCTCTGCCAATGCGGCCAACGCGGCTGTCTGGAGGCCTATGTTGGCGACTATGCGCTCCTGCGCGAGGCTCATATGAGCGCAGCGGATGCGGACCATCAGGATGTCACCGACCTTTTCGCCGCCGCCCGCGATGGCGACCCCATCGCGACGGAAGTCATTGATCGGGCGGGCAACATGTTCGCCATGGGACTGGCCAATCTGGTCAATATCTTCGACCCGGAACTCATCATCCTCGCAGGCACCGAAGTCGCCCGGCGCCCCATGTTCGAGCCTTGGGTCATCGACAAGATGAAGCGACTGGTGGTGGACGTGGACGTGCCCTTGCCGGACATCAAGGTAAACCAGTGGGGCAACCTCATGTGGGCCAAGGGGGCTGCGGCCTATGCCATGGAACAGGTGACGATCCTCACACTTCGGGAGCTTGGCCAGAATGTTGCGTAA
- a CDS encoding CRTAC1 family protein produces the protein MLRNLMALCLIASPAVAQEVPVFIPVPVAEHIYAGGWEHFVGGGVAAFDCSGDGLPELYAAGGTNPAQLFLNDTPEPGATLAFHPETPEALALTGVIGAYPLDIDGDGELDLAVLRVGEDQLLRGLGNCAFEPFDLGFTSADHWTTAFSVTWETGQTLPTLAFGTYVDRTRQDGPFEACDVTLLYRPEGDRYGPPTELAPGWCALSMLFTDWNRDGRADLRVSNDRHYYVRGGEEQMWAMEETPRLYGPEDGWQSYKLWGMGIASRDISGDGFSDVYLTSMGDQKLQVFDHGAGGPVYTDATYGRGTTAHRPHVGGDGRPSTGWHAAFGDVNNDARDDIFVAKGNVEQMPDAAMKDPNSLLIQQEDRTFSEASVEAGIATMERSRGAALADLNLDGSLDLAVINRRAAMEVYQGPAPMGHWLLVRLQAPVPNTGGIGAFIELRTEAGTQTREVTVGGGHAGGDTGWMHFGLGDASEAEVRVIWPHDAVGDWQTIAAGRRITLSP, from the coding sequence ATGTTGCGTAACCTCATGGCCCTGTGCCTGATCGCCTCGCCCGCCGTCGCCCAAGAGGTGCCCGTCTTTATCCCCGTGCCCGTGGCCGAACACATATACGCGGGCGGGTGGGAGCATTTCGTGGGCGGCGGCGTCGCGGCCTTCGACTGTTCGGGCGACGGGTTGCCGGAGCTTTACGCGGCCGGAGGCACGAACCCGGCACAACTGTTCCTGAACGACACGCCCGAACCCGGCGCGACCCTCGCCTTCCACCCCGAAACACCCGAAGCCCTGGCGCTCACCGGCGTGATCGGGGCCTATCCGCTCGACATCGACGGCGACGGGGAACTCGACCTCGCGGTCCTGCGCGTGGGCGAAGACCAGCTCCTGCGCGGGCTGGGGAACTGTGCTTTCGAGCCTTTCGACCTCGGGTTCACCTCCGCCGATCACTGGACCACCGCCTTTTCCGTGACTTGGGAGACCGGCCAGACCCTGCCCACTCTCGCCTTCGGCACCTATGTCGATCGCACCCGGCAGGACGGCCCCTTCGAGGCCTGCGACGTCACCCTCCTCTACCGACCCGAGGGCGACCGCTACGGCCCACCCACCGAGCTCGCCCCCGGTTGGTGCGCGCTGTCGATGCTCTTCACCGACTGGAACCGCGATGGACGGGCCGACTTGCGGGTGTCGAACGACCGCCATTATTACGTGCGGGGCGGCGAGGAACAGATGTGGGCGATGGAAGAGACCCCGCGCCTTTATGGGCCTGAGGACGGCTGGCAAAGCTACAAGCTCTGGGGCATGGGGATCGCTTCGCGCGACATCTCGGGCGACGGGTTTTCGGACGTCTACCTGACCTCGATGGGCGACCAGAAGCTGCAGGTCTTCGACCACGGGGCGGGAGGTCCGGTCTATACTGACGCGACCTACGGGCGGGGCACCACGGCGCACCGGCCCCATGTGGGCGGCGATGGGCGGCCATCGACCGGCTGGCATGCGGCCTTCGGTGACGTGAACAACGACGCCCGCGACGACATCTTCGTGGCCAAGGGCAATGTCGAACAGATGCCCGACGCCGCGATGAAAGACCCCAATTCACTGTTGATCCAGCAAGAGGACAGGACCTTCTCCGAGGCAAGCGTCGAGGCCGGGATCGCTACGATGGAACGCTCGCGCGGCGCGGCTCTGGCGGATCTGAACCTCGACGGATCGCTCGACCTTGCCGTGATCAACCGCCGTGCGGCGATGGAGGTCTACCAAGGCCCCGCGCCGATGGGCCACTGGCTGCTCGTCCGGCTGCAGGCCCCCGTGCCCAACACCGGCGGGATCGGCGCCTTCATAGAACTGAGGACCGAGGCGGGCACCCAGACCCGCGAGGTCACAGTTGGCGGCGGGCACGCGGGCGGAGACACCGGCTGGATGCATTTCGGACTGGGCGACGCGTCCGAGGCCGAGGTCCGGGTGATCTGGCCGCATGACGCGGTGGGAGACTGGCAGACGATCGCAGCCGGGCGCCGGATCACCCTTTCCCCGTAA